The following are encoded together in the Thunnus albacares chromosome 7, fThuAlb1.1, whole genome shotgun sequence genome:
- the LOC122986055 gene encoding tropomyosin alpha-4 chain isoform X6 gives MAGITSLDAVKRKIKSLQDQADGAEERAERLQQDLLAQRKARDQAEGEVASLNRRIQLVEEELDRAQERLATALTKLEEAEKAADESERGMKVIENRAMKDEEKMELQEIQLKEAKHIAEEADRKYEEVARKLVIIEGDLERTEERAELSEGKCAELEEELKTVTNNLKSLEAQAEKYSQKEDKYEEEIKVLTDKLKEAETRAEFAERSVAKLEKTIDDLEEKLSHAKEENLDMHQMLDQTLMELNNL, from the exons GAAGAGAGAGCCGAGAGATTACAGCAGGACTTGCTCGCGCAGAGGAAAGCCAGGGACCAA GCTGAGGGAGAGGTCGCTTCCCTTAACAGACGTATCCAGCTGGTTGAGGAGGAGTTGGATCGTGCTCAGGAGCGTCTGGCCACTGCCCTGACCAAGCTGGAGGAGGCTGAGAAGGCTGCTGATGAGAGTGAGAG AGGCATGAAGGTCATTGAGAACAGGGCCATGAAGGATGAGGAGAAGATGGAGTTGCAGGAGATCCAGCTGAAGGAGGCCAAGCACATTGCTGAGGAGGCTGACCGCAAATATGAGGAG GTGGCTCGTAAGCTGGTCATCATTGAGGGTGACCTGGAGCGTACAGAGGAGCGTGCTGAGCTGTCTGAAGG CAAATGCGCTGAGCTTGAGGAAGAGTTGAAAACTGTGACCAACAACCTGAAGTCACTGGAGGCCCAGGCTGAGAAG TACTCACAGAAGGAGGACAAATATGAGGAGGAGATCAAGGTCCTCACTGACAAGCTGAAGGAG GCTGAGACTCGTGCTGAGTTCGCTGAGAGATCAGTAGCTAAGCTTGAGAAGACCATTGATGACTTGGAAG AGAAACTGTCACATGCTAAAGAAGAGAACCTCGATATGCACCAGATGCTGGACCAGACTCTAATGGAACTGAATAATTTGTGA
- the LOC122986055 gene encoding tropomyosin alpha-1 chain isoform X5 has protein sequence MAGITSLDAVKRKIKSLQDQADGAEERAERLQQDLLAQRKARDQAEGEVASLNRRIQLVEEELDRAQERLATALTKLEEAEKAADESERGMKVIENRAMKDEEKMELQEIQLKEAKHIAEEADRKYEEVARKLVIIEGDLERTEERAELSEGKCAELEEELKTVTNNLKSLEAQAEKYSQKEDKYEEEIKVLTDKLKEAETRAEFAERSVAKLEKTIDDLEDELYAQKLKYKAISEELDHALNDMTSI, from the exons GAAGAGAGAGCCGAGAGATTACAGCAGGACTTGCTCGCGCAGAGGAAAGCCAGGGACCAA GCTGAGGGAGAGGTCGCTTCCCTTAACAGACGTATCCAGCTGGTTGAGGAGGAGTTGGATCGTGCTCAGGAGCGTCTGGCCACTGCCCTGACCAAGCTGGAGGAGGCTGAGAAGGCTGCTGATGAGAGTGAGAG AGGCATGAAGGTCATTGAGAACAGGGCCATGAAGGATGAGGAGAAGATGGAGTTGCAGGAGATCCAGCTGAAGGAGGCCAAGCACATTGCTGAGGAGGCTGACCGCAAATATGAGGAG GTGGCTCGTAAGCTGGTCATCATTGAGGGTGACCTGGAGCGTACAGAGGAGCGTGCTGAGCTGTCTGAAGG CAAATGCGCTGAGCTTGAGGAAGAGTTGAAAACTGTGACCAACAACCTGAAGTCACTGGAGGCCCAGGCTGAGAAG TACTCACAGAAGGAGGACAAATATGAGGAGGAGATCAAGGTCCTCACTGACAAGCTGAAGGAG GCTGAGACTCGTGCTGAGTTCGCTGAGAGATCAGTAGCTAAGCTTGAGAAGACCATTGATGACTTGGAAG ATGAGTTGTATGCCCAGAAACTGAAGTACAAGGCCATCAGCGAGGAGCTGGACCACGCCCTCAACGACATGACTTCCAT ATAA